From Riemerella anatipestifer ATCC 11845 = DSM 15868, a single genomic window includes:
- a CDS encoding M1 family aminopeptidase, producing MKKGLIFLILILTISLSFGQTKVNYKVFYSENLQNEGLKIKVSFSSKKASDSTYFQYSNEVWGETNLTNCLKLVEKENPKYKFKIVADSSRIVVYHPKEKSISFSYRIIQDIKEEGFKSGYRPILQKEYFHILGQSLFIVPEEIFDGKIDDPKITANIEWLNFPKNFLIHNTFGSQQLKQNLKVKLWSEFYHSLFVGGDYRIKSFNYLKKPVYFAIRGKWLGEYTDDNLFEALKKTIPTQREFWKDNDFDYYTVIITPTITKTDSIYKGQGLTGTGIKNGFIIRSSNNPFNDFSTMKYVFNHEMMHDWIGGKISIKHEELNYWFSEGFTDYYAYKNRLRNNDLTLKEWLDSFNTEVIKAHWENPERNKPNYVIKDDFWKSENVEKIPYRRGAIFAFWLDNQILKKSNCTKSLDDLMRDILKICTTENRKFTDELFLEIAQKYLDKDIAYFFQKHIINGLDFELKNEDLIDGFQIEYVEKVPKIVAEKEVLKKYILK from the coding sequence ATGAAAAAAGGTCTTATATTTTTAATCCTAATTTTAACAATATCGTTGTCATTTGGACAAACCAAAGTAAATTACAAAGTATTTTATTCAGAAAATCTTCAAAATGAAGGTTTAAAAATAAAAGTTTCATTTTCTTCAAAGAAAGCGTCTGATTCTACATATTTTCAATATTCAAATGAAGTTTGGGGAGAAACCAACCTTACAAATTGTTTGAAATTGGTAGAAAAAGAAAACCCTAAATACAAATTTAAAATTGTAGCGGATAGTAGTAGAATTGTTGTTTATCATCCAAAAGAAAAAAGTATTAGTTTTTCATATCGCATCATTCAAGATATAAAAGAGGAAGGTTTTAAATCTGGATATAGACCAATTTTACAAAAGGAATATTTCCATATTTTAGGGCAAAGTCTTTTCATTGTACCTGAAGAAATATTTGATGGAAAAATTGACGACCCAAAAATTACTGCAAATATTGAATGGTTGAATTTTCCTAAAAACTTCCTCATTCATAACACATTTGGTTCACAACAATTAAAACAAAACCTAAAAGTAAAACTTTGGAGCGAATTTTATCATTCACTATTTGTTGGCGGTGATTATAGAATTAAATCATTTAATTATTTGAAGAAACCAGTGTATTTTGCAATTAGAGGAAAATGGTTAGGAGAATATACTGATGACAACCTTTTTGAAGCATTAAAAAAGACAATTCCAACTCAAAGAGAATTTTGGAAGGACAATGATTTTGATTATTACACGGTTATCATCACACCAACCATCACAAAAACTGACAGTATTTATAAAGGACAAGGCCTTACAGGGACAGGGATTAAAAACGGGTTTATCATTCGGTCATCAAACAATCCTTTTAATGATTTTTCTACAATGAAATATGTTTTCAATCACGAAATGATGCACGATTGGATTGGTGGTAAAATTTCAATAAAACACGAAGAACTAAATTATTGGTTCAGTGAAGGATTTACAGATTATTATGCTTACAAAAATAGACTGCGAAATAACGACCTAACTTTGAAGGAGTGGCTTGATAGTTTTAACACAGAAGTTATAAAAGCGCATTGGGAGAATCCAGAAAGAAACAAACCAAACTATGTAATTAAAGATGACTTTTGGAAGAGCGAAAATGTAGAAAAAATACCTTACAGAAGAGGAGCTATTTTTGCTTTTTGGCTAGACAATCAAATTTTAAAGAAAAGTAATTGTACAAAATCTTTAGACGATTTAATGAGGGATATTTTAAAAATTTGCACAACTGAAAACAGAAAGTTTACCGATGAACTGTTTTTAGAAATTGCACAAAAATACCTTGATAAAGATATAGCATACTTTTTTCAGAAGCATATCATCAATGGATTAGATTTTGAGTTAAAAAATGAAGACTTGATAGACGGATTTCAAATTGAATATGTTGAGAAAGTTCCCAAAATAGTAGCTGAAAAAGAAGTGTTGAAGAAATATATTTTGAAATAA
- a CDS encoding polyprenyl synthetase family protein, which produces MANIVEEIKRPIGAEMKLFEQKFYESMQSKVPLLDKVTRFIVTTKGKQMRPMFAFLCAKLVGDVNEKTYRGASMIELIHTATLVHDDVVDESFKRRNFFSINALWKNKIAVLVGDYLLSKSVLLSTDNKDFDLLSVISTTIREMSEGELLQLEKARKLDITEEVYYEIIRQKTATLIAACCEIGVLSNGVDETMAKKMRDFGTYTGMAFQIKDDLFDYLSKNIIGKPVGIDIKEQKMTLPLIYTLKSANEKDRKYYFDTIKRHNHNPKRVKELIDFVKQSGGLDYAMGVMKDFQQKAKDILEEFPDSEAKTSLNLMLDYVIERKF; this is translated from the coding sequence GTGGCAAATATTGTAGAGGAAATAAAGCGACCAATTGGTGCGGAAATGAAACTTTTTGAACAGAAGTTTTATGAGTCTATGCAGAGTAAAGTACCTTTGTTGGATAAGGTAACTCGCTTTATTGTAACTACTAAAGGCAAGCAGATGCGTCCGATGTTTGCGTTTCTGTGTGCCAAGCTCGTAGGTGATGTTAATGAGAAAACTTACAGAGGAGCTTCTATGATAGAGCTTATCCATACCGCAACGCTGGTGCACGATGATGTGGTGGACGAAAGTTTCAAAAGACGAAACTTCTTTTCAATCAATGCCTTATGGAAGAATAAAATAGCCGTTTTGGTGGGAGATTATCTTTTGTCTAAATCAGTGTTGTTATCTACTGACAATAAAGACTTTGATTTACTATCCGTAATATCTACCACCATTAGAGAAATGTCTGAAGGAGAGTTACTTCAGTTAGAAAAAGCTAGGAAACTAGATATTACAGAGGAAGTTTATTATGAAATTATCAGACAGAAAACAGCCACTCTGATAGCAGCTTGTTGCGAGATAGGAGTTTTGTCCAATGGTGTAGATGAAACTATGGCTAAAAAGATGCGAGATTTCGGAACTTACACCGGAATGGCATTTCAAATAAAAGATGACTTGTTTGATTATTTATCTAAAAATATCATAGGAAAACCAGTAGGGATAGATATAAAGGAACAGAAAATGACACTTCCACTTATCTATACTTTAAAAAGTGCCAACGAAAAAGACCGTAAATACTACTTTGATACCATAAAACGCCACAATCATAATCCAAAGAGAGTTAAAGAACTGATTGATTTTGTGAAACAGTCGGGTGGGTTAGATTATGCTATGGGTGTTATGAAAGATTTTCAGCAAAAGGCAAAAGATATACTAGAGGAATTTCCAGATTCTGAAGCCAAGACTTCGCTCAATTTGATGCTAGATTATGTTATAGAACGGAAGTTTTAG
- a CDS encoding NUDIX hydrolase translates to MKIDKINIRVYGICLNSESEILALEEKYVGEDLTKLPGGGLEYGEGLLDCLRREFWEELNLTVESAQHFYTQEDFLVSKFRDNEQLLTVYYLVEIEDLTSLKIKEPSIENIKWVALKDQCPFKLPIDKRVFEKLKHY, encoded by the coding sequence ATGAAAATAGATAAGATTAACATTCGTGTTTACGGCATCTGCCTGAATAGTGAATCCGAAATTTTAGCTTTGGAAGAAAAATATGTTGGCGAAGACCTCACTAAACTCCCTGGTGGTGGACTAGAATACGGAGAAGGACTGCTAGATTGCCTCCGAAGAGAATTTTGGGAAGAATTAAATTTAACAGTAGAATCAGCCCAACATTTCTACACACAGGAAGATTTTCTAGTTTCTAAGTTCAGAGATAACGAACAATTACTTACAGTCTATTATTTGGTAGAAATAGAAGATTTAACATCGCTAAAAATAAAAGAGCCTAGTATAGAAAACATCAAATGGGTAGCTCTAAAAGACCAATGCCCTTTTAAGCTCCCCATTGATAAAAGAGTTTTTGAAAAACTAAAACATTATTAA
- a CDS encoding BlaI/MecI/CopY family transcriptional regulator gives MITPLTTAEEQLMQVVWELQGAFLKDIVEAYPEPKPHQNTISTFLKILVEKRFISTEKEGRIFFYKIEISKQEYELFLLKNFVETYYINNKKLLIERLLNEELITTKDLSKFCKKEKKKKKKKKEK, from the coding sequence ATGATAACACCACTCACTACCGCTGAGGAGCAACTAATGCAAGTTGTATGGGAATTACAAGGAGCTTTCCTTAAAGACATTGTGGAAGCCTATCCAGAACCCAAACCTCACCAAAACACCATTTCTACCTTCCTTAAAATATTAGTAGAAAAGAGATTCATAAGCACAGAGAAAGAAGGTCGGATTTTTTTCTACAAAATAGAAATTTCTAAACAGGAATATGAGCTTTTCTTACTCAAAAATTTTGTAGAAACTTATTATATCAATAACAAAAAACTCCTTATAGAAAGGCTTTTAAACGAAGAACTCATCACTACCAAAGACCTTTCTAAATTCTGTAAAAAAGAAAAAAAGAAGAAGAAAAAAAAGAAAGAAAAATAA
- a CDS encoding FUSC family protein has translation MRYTTELKNFFSSQYLYAGVRISLAIVIPSIIFSYLGVFKDFFLFPLGTSFIALVDLPGSFVRRRNTLIAAIIAFLVVSTTASLLKDYSLLVFLEIIIFGMFFNMIGVYGARLASVGGLSLVVLAIFIDGHLTGNHIVKSLFIFTLGTLWYLLLLLLLSRLQPYKLAKQLVGENYLELAKFLEQKSKFYSKDSDLDQLVTQLTTQQIFIKNIQEETRELLFKTRKFVNESTTASRLLMMNFISSIDLYEKLLTSDNDYSKIRQFFGNEEVFNKIQRMLFILSIELKNIGISIQTSSTPKPKHALTLELEDCFNIYFDLRNQKLSAETLDYFLLLRQSMMRLAELTESINQIYKVSSQDTKLAKSLSSGLDLSKFLPNENPINFKVFKNNLSLDSAQFRYSIRVTIAMLIGYAVSKIEALSIGHSYWILITIVAIMRPAYSITKSRNLLRLYGTLVGAFLGTAAIYWVTHPVAQVSVLFVSMVFCFATFRTRYFWAVLFMTVYIFLAFNFLNPGNFETILKDRIIDTIIAGIIALFTSYFIFPVWEHTQNQTLMLNAINHNKAYFEEIIKTLQHKNITDEKYRLLRKNATIALANLSDNFQRMLSDPKNQRKKLEHIHQFVNTSHLLTAYIASLSQYAKTKKDYPEIDFEAWNTKINAELSKIEIALNNEFYDETLDEQSQLTPEDYVHQLLNKRKTEISENEFYNIRDSKKVTYLTELKSIQELLELIFSTAKKQRKVSLELRKYYTSSTTAK, from the coding sequence ATGAGATATACCACAGAACTCAAAAACTTCTTTTCTAGTCAATATTTATATGCTGGGGTAAGAATTTCTTTGGCTATTGTTATACCGTCTATTATTTTTAGCTATTTAGGAGTTTTCAAAGATTTCTTCCTATTTCCTTTAGGTACGAGTTTTATTGCCTTGGTAGATTTACCTGGCTCATTCGTGAGAAGACGAAACACTTTAATTGCTGCCATCATTGCTTTTTTAGTGGTATCTACTACCGCTAGCTTGCTCAAAGATTATAGTCTGCTGGTGTTTTTAGAAATTATCATTTTTGGAATGTTTTTCAATATGATAGGAGTCTATGGTGCTAGACTGGCTTCCGTTGGTGGACTTTCTTTGGTGGTATTAGCTATTTTTATTGACGGACATCTTACTGGCAATCATATAGTTAAAAGCCTGTTTATCTTCACACTAGGAACGCTTTGGTACTTACTTTTATTACTATTACTATCTAGACTACAACCTTATAAACTCGCCAAACAACTCGTAGGCGAAAATTACTTAGAACTCGCTAAGTTCTTAGAACAGAAGTCTAAATTCTATTCCAAAGATTCAGATTTAGACCAACTGGTGACACAACTTACCACGCAACAAATTTTCATTAAAAATATTCAGGAAGAAACAAGGGAGCTCCTTTTCAAAACTAGAAAGTTTGTTAATGAATCTACCACTGCTAGCCGACTTTTAATGATGAATTTCATTAGTAGTATTGATTTGTACGAAAAACTCCTCACTTCCGATAATGATTATTCTAAAATAAGACAATTTTTTGGCAACGAAGAAGTATTTAACAAGATACAAAGAATGCTGTTTATACTTTCCATTGAGCTTAAAAATATTGGTATAAGCATACAAACAAGCAGCACTCCAAAACCAAAACACGCTCTTACACTAGAGTTAGAAGATTGCTTTAACATCTACTTTGATTTAAGAAACCAGAAGCTATCGGCAGAAACTTTAGACTATTTCTTACTCCTGCGACAAAGTATGATGAGACTAGCGGAACTTACTGAAAGTATCAATCAGATTTACAAAGTTTCATCACAAGATACCAAACTCGCTAAGAGTTTATCTTCTGGATTGGATTTATCAAAATTTCTACCAAATGAAAATCCTATCAATTTTAAGGTGTTTAAAAACAATCTTTCCTTAGATTCTGCACAATTTAGATACTCTATTAGAGTAACTATAGCTATGCTGATAGGCTACGCAGTTTCTAAAATAGAAGCTCTCAGCATAGGACACTCTTACTGGATTCTCATTACTATTGTCGCCATTATGCGTCCTGCATACAGCATTACTAAAAGCAGAAATCTTCTTAGACTTTATGGCACTTTAGTAGGTGCTTTTTTAGGAACAGCGGCTATCTATTGGGTTACCCACCCCGTTGCACAAGTTTCCGTATTATTTGTTTCTATGGTATTCTGCTTTGCAACTTTCAGAACACGCTATTTTTGGGCAGTTCTTTTCATGACGGTTTATATCTTTTTGGCATTCAACTTTTTAAATCCAGGCAACTTTGAAACTATCTTAAAGGATAGAATTATAGATACTATCATCGCTGGGATTATCGCTCTTTTCACTTCGTACTTTATCTTTCCTGTTTGGGAACACACCCAGAACCAAACCCTTATGCTCAATGCCATCAACCATAACAAAGCCTATTTTGAAGAAATTATAAAAACGCTACAGCACAAAAATATTACCGATGAAAAATACCGTTTGCTGAGAAAAAATGCGACCATTGCTTTGGCCAATTTATCCGACAATTTCCAAAGAATGTTATCTGACCCCAAAAACCAGCGAAAAAAGCTAGAACATATCCATCAATTCGTTAATACCTCACATCTATTAACGGCTTATATTGCTTCTTTATCACAATACGCTAAAACCAAGAAGGATTATCCTGAAATAGATTTTGAAGCGTGGAACACCAAAATAAATGCTGAACTAAGCAAAATAGAAATCGCTCTAAATAATGAATTCTACGATGAAACATTAGATGAGCAAAGCCAACTGACACCTGAAGATTATGTACACCAACTTCTAAACAAAAGGAAAACAGAAATATCCGAAAACGAGTTTTATAATATACGAGATTCTAAAAAGGTAACTTACCTCACCGAACTTAAAAGCATACAAGAACTCCTAGAACTGATTTTCAGTACCGCCAAAAAACAAAGAAAAGTAAGTTTAGAACTAAGAAAGTATTACACTTCTTCTACTACGGCTAAGTAA
- a CDS encoding 4'-phosphopantetheinyl transferase family protein has translation MPLYKEFSTKETAVLVWKHDEQKEVWSEEIDTQSKISLKKQYERLMVRRMLNSALPCHQLLYLEDGTPYLEPSSAFISISHSYPYAVLAIAPRKIGVDIEKKSDKLVRLKEKILYPSEKLWVSSEDEESYLTALWTIKESLYKIHSAKYWSFREHYEVLPFSLDNLSSVECKVLNSPTDSADIYRAKLEVIDEDYYLAVVEEV, from the coding sequence ATGCCTCTTTATAAAGAGTTTTCTACGAAAGAAACAGCCGTTTTAGTTTGGAAACACGATGAACAAAAAGAGGTATGGAGTGAGGAAATAGATACTCAATCTAAAATATCACTAAAAAAACAATACGAACGACTGATGGTAAGGAGAATGCTCAATTCGGCATTGCCTTGCCATCAGTTGCTTTATTTGGAGGACGGAACGCCTTATTTAGAGCCTTCGTCTGCATTTATTTCAATCAGTCATTCATATCCTTATGCAGTTTTGGCAATCGCTCCTAGAAAAATAGGTGTGGATATAGAAAAGAAATCTGATAAATTAGTTCGTTTAAAGGAGAAAATACTCTATCCTTCCGAAAAACTTTGGGTTTCTTCCGAAGATGAAGAATCTTATCTGACGGCACTATGGACGATTAAGGAGAGTTTATATAAAATTCATTCGGCTAAATATTGGTCTTTTAGAGAACATTACGAAGTGCTGCCTTTTTCTTTGGATAACCTATCTTCAGTGGAGTGTAAAGTGCTTAATAGCCCAACCGATAGTGCAGATATATACAGAGCAAAGTTGGAAGTTATAGATGAAGATTATTACTTAGCCGTAGTAGAAGAAGTGTAA
- a CDS encoding inorganic phosphate transporter → MDFPILLIVIIALALIFDYINGFHDAANSIATIVSTKVLTPFQAVLWAAVWNFAAFFIAFYIVGEFKIGNTIAKTVNEDFINLEVIFSGLIAAIAWNLLTWWFGIPSSSSHTLIGGFLGAALMHALVLDYHEIVSAQPELSTFETMKLAFKQLFSQDVVKYSKVIPIFLFIFMAPFIGMVVSIIITLIIINICKKSNPHKAEKAFKQLQLVSSALFSLGHGLNDAQKVMGIIGAAVIFYHVDMVGGTDIYTQMLPSDRFNYFAKDYVWVPLASFVAIALGTMSGGWKIVKTMGTRITKVTPLEGVSAETAGAVTLFLTDHFGIPVSTTHTITGSIIGVGLTKRVSAVRWGVTVSLLWAWILTIPISAIVAGITYLIVIMF, encoded by the coding sequence ATGGATTTTCCTATACTGTTGATTGTCATTATTGCGTTAGCACTTATTTTTGACTATATCAATGGCTTTCACGATGCCGCTAACTCTATAGCAACTATTGTTTCTACTAAAGTTTTAACTCCTTTTCAAGCAGTGCTTTGGGCTGCTGTGTGGAATTTTGCCGCTTTCTTTATCGCCTTCTACATTGTAGGAGAGTTTAAGATAGGTAACACTATTGCCAAGACGGTGAACGAAGACTTCATCAATCTGGAAGTGATTTTTTCAGGATTGATAGCAGCCATCGCTTGGAATCTTCTAACTTGGTGGTTTGGGATACCATCATCTTCTTCACATACGCTTATAGGTGGGTTTTTAGGAGCCGCTCTTATGCACGCTTTGGTTTTGGATTATCATGAGATTGTATCAGCACAACCAGAATTGTCTACTTTCGAAACAATGAAACTGGCTTTTAAACAGTTGTTTTCTCAAGATGTAGTAAAATACAGTAAGGTAATACCAATATTCTTATTTATTTTTATGGCACCGTTTATTGGTATGGTAGTATCTATTATTATTACACTTATCATCATCAATATTTGTAAAAAATCTAATCCTCATAAAGCAGAAAAAGCGTTTAAACAACTTCAGTTAGTTTCTTCAGCTTTGTTTAGCTTAGGGCATGGTCTTAATGATGCTCAAAAGGTAATGGGGATTATCGGAGCAGCGGTGATTTTCTACCATGTAGATATGGTAGGCGGTACGGATATATACACACAAATGCTTCCTAGTGATAGATTTAACTATTTTGCAAAAGACTATGTGTGGGTTCCGCTAGCATCGTTTGTGGCTATTGCGTTAGGAACTATGAGTGGTGGTTGGAAAATTGTAAAAACAATGGGAACTCGTATCACGAAGGTAACGCCTTTAGAAGGAGTAAGTGCAGAAACAGCAGGTGCGGTTACTTTATTTTTGACTGACCATTTTGGTATTCCTGTATCTACTACCCACACGATTACTGGGTCTATTATCGGGGTTGGTCTTACAAAGAGAGTTTCTGCCGTGCGTTGGGGTGTTACAGTGAGTTTGCTTTGGGCATGGATACTTACAATCCCAATTAGTGCGATAGTAGCGGGGATTACTTATCTTATTGTGATAATGTTTTAA
- a CDS encoding DUF47 domain-containing protein, which produces MGIGNIFKAFQPKDKVFFVLFDKVADNLVEMSRLFHEGIKDFDINDDSLLKKMSDFEHQNDNITHEIYVELGKNFITPFDREDIRYLASGLDDIADYIYASAKYIFLYKSPETNAFQELSLLIHKSCLQIKVAIENLKEFKNPAAVKEATIKINSIENIADDVHSQAMIKLFESGDPINVIKVSQVLNYLEEVTDKAEDVANILDNIIIKYA; this is translated from the coding sequence ATGGGAATAGGTAATATATTCAAAGCTTTTCAGCCGAAAGATAAAGTGTTTTTTGTGCTGTTTGATAAAGTAGCTGATAACTTAGTGGAAATGTCTAGATTATTCCATGAAGGTATTAAAGATTTTGATATCAATGATGATTCTTTATTAAAGAAAATGAGTGATTTTGAACATCAAAATGATAATATTACTCACGAAATTTATGTAGAACTAGGTAAAAACTTTATTACGCCTTTTGATAGAGAAGATATCCGTTATTTAGCAAGTGGTTTAGATGATATTGCAGACTATATCTATGCTTCTGCAAAGTATATATTCTTATACAAAAGCCCTGAAACTAATGCATTCCAAGAACTTTCATTGCTCATTCATAAATCTTGCTTACAAATAAAAGTAGCAATAGAAAACCTTAAAGAGTTTAAAAATCCAGCAGCGGTTAAAGAGGCTACTATCAAAATAAATAGCATTGAGAACATTGCTGATGATGTACATAGCCAAGCGATGATAAAGCTGTTTGAGTCTGGAGATCCTATCAATGTTATTAAGGTAAGCCAAGTGCTTAACTACCTAGAGGAGGTAACAGATAAGGCTGAAGATGTAGCTAATATCTTGGATAACATTATTATTAAATACGCTTAG
- the metE gene encoding 5-methyltetrahydropteroyltriglutamate--homocysteine S-methyltransferase, producing MVKSNILGYPRIGEKRELKKANEQFWAGKITEDELQKVAKEIRTHNWKLQQEAGVDLVPSNDFSLYDQVLDATFSFNAIPTRYLELEKAKKTDLELYFALARGYQKEGIDITAMEMTKWFDTNYHYIVPEFTKDQSFSLRKNFALEYYKEAKDLGIETKPVLIGAVTYLLLGKEKEEGFHRLELLPSLLEVYRKILAELQEAGVEWVQIDEPLLVLDLDEKAQKAYREVYQKFQEEFPKLKIILTTYFEALGDNLELALSLPTKALHIDLVRAPQQLELVLDKFPEDKILSVGVVNGRNVWKNDFEDSLTLINKAKEKLGAERVFVASSSSLLHSPCNLELEDNEAVLTPEIKQWLAFAKQKVTEVATLTSIVNGVVSESAQKLIAENKKAAESRKVSELIHNKGVKERLSKITDKEAQRNSTFAHRRELQHQSLNLPLFPTTTIGSFPQTPEVRSWRAQFKKGQLTQAEYDGLLEKEIEESIRFQEDAGIDVLVHGEFERNDMVEYFGEQLEGFVFTKFGWVQSYGSRCVKPPIIFGDVSRPVPMTVRWSKFAQSLTEVPVKGMLTGPVTILQWSFVRDDQPRSATCTQIALAIRDEVVDLEKAGIKVIQIDEPAIREGLPLRKKDWQDYLQWAIRAFRISASGVQDATQIHTHMCYSEFNDIISNIADMDADVITIECSRSQMELLDVFADFKYPNEIGPGVYDIHSPRVPSVEEMSGLMDKAVAVVPKEQLWVNPDCGLKTRHWEETKAALVAMVETAKELRAKYSN from the coding sequence ATGGTAAAATCAAACATTTTAGGGTATCCTCGTATTGGGGAGAAAAGAGAACTCAAAAAGGCTAATGAGCAATTTTGGGCAGGTAAGATAACCGAAGACGAGCTACAGAAGGTAGCGAAAGAAATTCGTACTCACAACTGGAAACTGCAACAAGAGGCAGGAGTAGATTTGGTTCCGTCTAACGATTTTTCGTTGTACGACCAAGTATTAGATGCTACTTTTAGCTTTAATGCTATCCCTACGCGTTATTTGGAGTTAGAAAAAGCTAAAAAAACAGATTTAGAACTGTATTTTGCTTTGGCTAGGGGGTATCAGAAGGAGGGGATAGATATTACTGCAATGGAAATGACCAAGTGGTTTGATACTAATTATCACTATATCGTTCCTGAATTTACTAAAGACCAATCGTTCTCGTTGCGTAAGAACTTTGCTCTAGAGTATTACAAAGAGGCAAAAGATTTAGGGATTGAAACTAAACCAGTTTTGATAGGGGCTGTAACTTATCTTTTATTAGGTAAAGAGAAGGAGGAAGGTTTCCACCGTCTAGAGTTGTTACCTTCTCTACTGGAGGTTTATCGTAAGATTTTAGCCGAGCTGCAAGAGGCAGGGGTAGAGTGGGTGCAGATAGATGAGCCTCTATTGGTATTAGATTTAGATGAGAAGGCACAGAAAGCCTATAGAGAGGTTTATCAGAAGTTTCAAGAAGAGTTTCCTAAGCTCAAGATTATTTTAACTACTTATTTTGAAGCCTTGGGAGATAATTTAGAGTTAGCACTTTCTCTTCCTACAAAGGCACTCCATATCGACTTGGTGAGAGCACCGCAGCAATTAGAGCTTGTTTTAGACAAGTTCCCAGAGGATAAGATTTTATCGGTAGGGGTGGTAAACGGACGAAATGTATGGAAAAATGATTTTGAAGATTCGCTTACGCTTATCAATAAAGCTAAAGAAAAGTTAGGAGCAGAGCGTGTATTTGTCGCAAGTTCGTCGTCATTATTACATTCGCCTTGTAATTTGGAGCTGGAGGATAACGAAGCTGTCTTGACCCCAGAAATTAAACAGTGGTTGGCGTTTGCTAAACAAAAAGTTACCGAGGTGGCTACACTTACTTCTATCGTTAATGGGGTAGTTTCAGAATCGGCACAAAAACTTATAGCAGAAAATAAAAAAGCCGCAGAAAGTAGAAAGGTATCAGAGCTTATTCATAACAAAGGGGTTAAGGAGCGTCTTTCTAAGATTACAGATAAAGAGGCGCAGCGTAATAGTACTTTTGCTCATCGTAGAGAGCTACAACATCAGTCGTTAAATTTACCATTGTTCCCTACAACTACTATAGGCTCGTTCCCGCAGACTCCAGAAGTTCGTAGCTGGAGAGCACAGTTTAAAAAAGGACAGCTAACCCAAGCAGAGTATGATGGGCTTTTGGAGAAGGAGATAGAAGAGTCTATCCGTTTTCAAGAGGACGCAGGTATAGATGTGCTAGTTCACGGGGAGTTTGAGCGTAATGATATGGTGGAATACTTTGGAGAGCAGCTAGAAGGTTTTGTATTTACTAAGTTTGGTTGGGTGCAGAGTTATGGCTCTCGTTGTGTAAAGCCACCTATTATCTTTGGAGATGTATCTCGCCCAGTACCAATGACGGTGCGTTGGTCTAAGTTTGCCCAGTCTTTAACGGAAGTTCCTGTAAAGGGTATGCTTACGGGTCCTGTTACTATTTTGCAATGGTCTTTTGTAAGGGACGACCAGCCTCGTTCTGCTACTTGTACCCAAATTGCTTTAGCAATTAGAGACGAAGTGGTAGATTTAGAAAAGGCGGGTATTAAAGTGATTCAGATAGATGAACCTGCAATTAGAGAAGGTTTGCCGTTAAGAAAAAAAGATTGGCAAGATTATCTGCAGTGGGCAATTAGAGCTTTTCGTATTTCTGCTTCGGGAGTGCAAGATGCTACCCAGATACATACCCATATGTGCTACTCGGAGTTCAACGATATTATTTCTAATATCGCTGATATGGACGCCGATGTGATTACGATAGAGTGTTCTCGTTCGCAAATGGAGCTTTTAGATGTATTTGCAGATTTTAAGTATCCTAACGAGATAGGTCCTGGTGTGTACGATATCCATTCGCCTCGTGTACCCTCGGTTGAGGAGATGTCTGGACTGATGGATAAAGCAGTAGCGGTAGTCCCTAAAGAACAACTTTGGGTAAACCCAGACTGTGGGCTTAAGACACGCCATTGGGAAGAAACCAAAGCCGCTCTTGTAGCGATGGTAGAAACAGCGAAAGAATTAAGAGCGAAGTATTCTAACTAA